The genome window GACGTCGGTCTGCGCGACCTCGGACCCCGCAGGCGGGTGGCCGGGCTCCGGCGCGAGGAACTGGCCCAGCTGGCGGGCGTCAGCGTTTCGTACTACACGAGGTTGGAACAGGGCTTGTCCCGCGGGGCCTCGGCCGAGGTGCTCGAGGCGATCGGCCGCGCCCTGCTGCTCGACGACCACGAGCGCGAGCACCTCAACCGGCTCGCCGAGGCCGCCCGCCGCACGCCCCGCGCCCGCCGCCCCCGGCCCGAGAAGCTCGCCGACGAGACGCGGGACCTCCTGCGCGCCGTGGACGGCGTCCCGGCGCTGGTGCTCGGCCGGCGTACGGACGTGCTGGCGTGGAACACCCTCGGGCACGCCCTGCTGGCCGGCCACCTGGACTTCCACAGCCCGGACAACCTGGCGGAGCGGCCGAACATGAGCCGGATGCTGTTCCTGGACCCACACTGCCGGGAGCTGTACACGGACTGGAAGCGCAAGGCCCGCGCGGTGGTCGGCAACCTGCGGATCACCGTCGGCAGGCACCCGCAGGACCCACCGCTCGCGGAGCTGATCGGCGAACTGACGATGAAGAGCCCGGAGTTCGTCGCACTCTGGGGCGACCACCGCGTGGCACCCTGCGACGCCGCGTCCTACGAACTGCACCACCCCGTCGTCGGCCCGGTGACCGTGACACAGCAGACACTGTCGATCGCCCGCTCACCGGAACAAGTGCTGATCGTGTGCACGACCCCCGCCGACTCCCCCTCCGAGGCGGCTCTCGCACTACTCCGACAGACGAGCAGCGGCCAAGCGCCTTGCACCGACAACGTCAGTGCTCCCATCGCGGCGAGCTGGCGATGACCGCGACGACTACCGACGGGTTCCCACCGGACTCCCCGACACTGGCCCCGCATCCTGATCGAGGCCGGAGGCGACCGGAACCACCACGCCCCTGGTCGGCCCGCGAGCATCCTTGGACCATGGGACGGCTTCACTCAGATCCAGCCGTGCCCGGCGGCGATGCGCGCGGCCTCGTGCCGGTTCGCGGCGTCGAGCTTGGCGATGGCGGCCGCGAGGTGGTTGCGCACGGTCCCCCGGGAGAGCGAGACGCGCCGGGCGATCTCTTCGACGGGCGCGCCGTCGCGCGCCAGGGCGAGCACGTCGGCCTCGCGCGGGCTGAGCGGGGAGTCGCCCGCGCTGATCGCCTCCGCCGCGAGCTCGGGGTCGACGTGGCGGCCGCCGCCCACGACCGTGCGGACGACCTGCGCGAGGGTCCGAGGGGACACGGTCTTGGGCAGGAAGCCTCGCGCGCCCGCCGCGAGTGCCGACTTCAGATACCCGGGCCGGCCGTGCGAGGTCACGATGATGCTCCGGCACTCCGGCAGCTGCGCCGCGAGCCGCCGGGCGACCTCGATGCCGTCGGGCCCGGGCAGCTGCAGGTCGAGCAGGGCCACGTCGGGACGGACCCGCAGGGCCGTGGCCAGCGCCTCGTCACCGGACGCGGCCTGGCCGACGACCTCGAAGCCGTCCTCGAGCTCGAGCAGCCCGGCGATGGCGTTTCGGATGAGGTGTTCGTCGTCGGCGACGAGGATGCGGGTCATGCGGGCTCTTCCTTCGCAAGCGGGATCGTGGCCTCGAGCAGGAACCAGGTGCCGTCGCGGCGCGCGGTGACGTGCCCGCCGAGCGCGCGGATCCGCTCGGACATCGAGCGCAGCCCCATTCCCTCGCCGATGTCGGCGGCAACGGGCCCGCCGGCCTCGCTGGTCTGCGCGGAGCCTGCGGGACGGGCCCCG of Saccharopolyspora erythraea contains these proteins:
- a CDS encoding helix-turn-helix transcriptional regulator; amino-acid sequence: MDGPGPLGDFLQARRALLRPQDVGLRDLGPRRRVAGLRREELAQLAGVSVSYYTRLEQGLSRGASAEVLEAIGRALLLDDHEREHLNRLAEAARRTPRARRPRPEKLADETRDLLRAVDGVPALVLGRRTDVLAWNTLGHALLAGHLDFHSPDNLAERPNMSRMLFLDPHCRELYTDWKRKARAVVGNLRITVGRHPQDPPLAELIGELTMKSPEFVALWGDHRVAPCDAASYELHHPVVGPVTVTQQTLSIARSPEQVLIVCTTPADSPSEAALALLRQTSSGQAPCTDNVSAPIAASWR
- a CDS encoding response regulator transcription factor, producing the protein MTRILVADDEHLIRNAIAGLLELEDGFEVVGQAASGDEALATALRVRPDVALLDLQLPGPDGIEVARRLAAQLPECRSIIVTSHGRPGYLKSALAAGARGFLPKTVSPRTLAQVVRTVVGGGRHVDPELAAEAISAGDSPLSPREADVLALARDGAPVEEIARRVSLSRGTVRNHLAAAIAKLDAANRHEAARIAAGHGWI